In Thermodesulfovibrionales bacterium, the genomic stretch AACAAGCTTGTCTGCTCACGCTGCCTGCCGGTTCTGATACACGGGGCGCATTGACAGAGGGCGAAGGACGAAGATGAAGAATGTCCTGCCTTCTTCCTAACCTTCGTCCTTTGTGCCCTTTATCGGCAGCCGAACCCGGAACGTCGTCCCCTTTTCACTGCTCTCTACGGTAATGGTACCCCGATGTGAAACCACGATCTTATGGACGATGGCAAGGCCCAATCCGGTCCCTCTGTCTTTTGTGGTGTAAAAGGGGAGAAAGATCTTATCCTTTATGGTATCAGGCACCCCGTGACCGGTGTCGGAAATCGTGATCTCAACAGAAATCCTGTCAGAGGAGAATCCGAAAGTCAGTTCGCCTCCATGGGGCATTGACTCGACGGCATTCTGGATAAGATTTGTGAATGCCTGCCTCAGGAGAATCTCATCGCCATAGATGGCAGGGATACCGCTGATACCGGAATTGACGGTGATGCCTTCCTGCCCGGAGGTAACGTTTTCAACACACGTCTTCAAAAGGGAGGCCACGTCCACGACCGTTACGTTCAATTCCGTCGGTCTGGCAAAGGACAGAAAGTCGGTGATGATCCTGTCCATAACCGCAATCTCTTTCGATACCGAATCTACAACGTGCGCCATGGAAGGGTCCATCTTTTTCGAGAGCAGTTTTGTATAGCCCGCGATCACGCCCATCGGGTTTCTGAGCTCGTGGGCAATGCCTGCCGCCATCTCTCCGAGACTCGACAGTCTCTCTCTTAACTCGGCCTGTGCTTCGAGGGCCTTCAGCTCCGTGAGGTCGGTAAATACGAGGATCTGCCCTATAGTCTCTTTCTTGGTATTCAGGAGCGGTGTTACCGTATAGCCGATATGGATCGCCTTGCCTGAGGGTGTGGTGTATTGGATGTCTTCTCTTCCCACGACTTTTCTGCTCTCGAGGATACTCCTGAGGGGGTCTCTGAAGACTTCCCCGTAGCTCTTTCCAATTACATCCTCTGCCCTGATCGAAAGGATCTTCTCGGCAGAGGAATTGACCTTGGTCACAATGAGAGCGCTGTCGAGGCTTATGACGCCGCTCGGCACGGACTGAAGGATATATTCGTTGTACGTCTCAAAGACATCTGCCCGTTCCTCAGCCTTCTTATGGAGGGCCGCGAGTTCCTTCTCCTTTTCCTTGAGCTTAACGACAAGCTCATGGAACGTGTCGACAACAAAGGAGACCTGTGACCCTTCCTTCTTTTCGAGAACATCCCTGTTCCTCCTGATCTTCGTCACCAAACGAAAGAGGAGGAGCATGATGAAGATACCGAGAAAGAGAAGGACAGAAATAGAAAAGACCCTTTCGTTCATCGATGGAGATAAAAAACCATGATCTCCTGGCCAACAAAGAGCGTCAGGATTGCCCCGGCCGCGAGAAAAGGGCCAAAGGGGAGTTTTGCCTTTCTCCCCGTGCCCGTAAGGACCATGACAAGTATGCCGACGATGGAGCCGATGAGACTCCCGGCAAAGGTTGTGAGAAGGATCGCCTTCCAGCCCATAAAGGCCCCGACCATGGCCATCATCTTTACGTCTCCCATACCCATGGCTTCCTGCCTGAGGATCAGCTGACTGACGAAGGCAATAAAGTAGAAGAGCCCTCCTCCTGCCAAGAGACCGATCATCCCCTCCTTGAAGCCGAGCGTTGCGTTGACCGCAAAGGGGTCCGGGAAGACCAGGGAACTCGCCACGAGACCGACGACAATCCCCGGCAGGGTTATGACATTCGGGATAATCTGAAAGTCAATATCTATAAAGGTTATGACGATCATGGACGAACAGAAGGCGAAGAGAAAAGGGGTCTGCCATCCAAGTCCGTAACGCCACACCGCACTGATATACATGAGGGCGTTGAGCGTCTCTACGAGGGGGTAGCGCAGAGGGATCTTCCCTGAGCAATACCGGCACCTTCCTCCGAGGATGAAGAAACTGATGATCGGTATGTTGTCATAGACCTTGATGGTCGTGCCGCAGGACGGACACCGTGAAGAAGGGCTGACAACGGACAGGCCCCTCGGGATCCTGTAAATACAGACATTCAGGAAAGAGCCGATGATGGCGCCTAAGAGGAACGTGAGGATAAAGATCACCGTCATACTTCCAACCTGCTGATCTCCGCTGCCCTCTTCTTCACATCTTCAATATCAGCGTCCATCCTTTCAAGATTCCTGAGCGCCTCGAGGATCGCCGCGTCCCTGAGTATCCGTTTGTCAGGCCCGTTTTTCAATTCGTAGACCCTCTCTCCGATGACCTTCATCAGACCTGCCCTTTTTCTTTCCATCTCTGCCGACTGGTAAAGGAGTCTCACGAGAGAAATCTCTATCTTCATCCTGTCGTTCAGCAGGGATGAGAACCATTTAATCTTTCCGACCCCCGAATCAAGATTGTCCTTAACCCTTTGCCACATTCCTCCCTCTCCTTCGCTTTTTACCTTTTGCCGGAGCGTCTCCCTCCGTCCCCGTTCATAACCACGTCCAGCCTTTCATCAGCCTGTTTTGAAGATCTCGACCTTCCCTGCCCAGAACTTCTCCACGGTCTTCTTTAAGTGAGGTTCGTTCCTGAACTCAGGATCAGTGCCTACGAGCGTGAATGCCTCTTTCCGTGCGGCCTCAAGAAGCTGTACATCGCGGGCAATGTTTGCATTCTTCAGGTCGGGGACACCCGACTGCTTTGTTCCGAAGAACTCACCCGGACCCCTGATGTCGAGGTCTTCTTCGGCGATCCGGAATCCGTCGTTGCTCTTCGTCATAACGCCGAGTCTCCTCCTTGCGTCGTCGCCATAGGGCTCATAGGCGAGCAAGAAACAGTACGACTGGCCGGCCCCTCTGCCGACCCTCCCTCTCAGCTGATGAAGCTGAGAGAGGCCAAAGCGCTCTGCGTGGACAACGAGCATCATCGTCGCGTTGGGGACATCAACCCCCACTTCAATCACTGTCGTGCTGACAAGGATATTAATCCCTCGCCCCTGAAAAGCAGCCATCACCGCTTCTCTTTCGGCAGTCTTCATCTTACCATGAATGATCGCCGTCCTGAAATCGGGAAATATCTTCTCAAGCGCCGTTTTGCCTGCTATGGCAGATTTGAGGTCCGAGTTTTCCGATTCCTCGATCATGGGGTAGACTACGTAGATCTGACGTCCCTTTTTCACCTCTGACGAGATCGCTTCATATATGAGGGGCTTCTGACCGCTGGTGAAAAGCCTCGTTATGACAGGATTCCGGTTGGGAGGAAGCTCGTCTATGACCGAATAGTCCAGGTCTCCATAGATCGTCATCGCAAGGGTCCTCGGTATAGGGGTTGCAGTCATGACCAGGACATGGGGATTATGGGCCTTTTTTCTCAGGGCAGCCCGCTGGAGCACTCCAAAGCGGTGCTGCTCATCAATAACGATAAGACCCAGTTTCCTGAACTGCACCCCTTCCTGGATCAGGGCATGGGTTCCGATGACGAGGTCCCTCTCCTCTGATCCCGGCTCCCCGGGCTTCTCTTTTTTCCCGCCCGTGAGGAGCGTGATTCTGAGTCCCAGGTCCTTCAGGAGGCGTTGAATGTTGATGTAATGTTGCTCAGCAAGTATCTCGGTCGGCGCCATGAGAGCCGCCTGACACCCGCACTCGACGGCCCTCAGCATCGTCAGGAGGGCAACGATCGTCTTGCCGCAGCCCACGTCTCCCTGGAGTAACCTGTTCATGGGAAAGGGCTGCTTCATATCATAGAGAATCTCCTGAAATACCCTCTGCTGTGCAGCAGTGAGTTCAAAGGGAAGTCTCTTCATGAGTTTCTCAGTCAGCGGACCGCCGGCGGTAAAAGCGATTCCCGGCAGTCTACTCTCGCCGCGCTTTATGATGGCAATCCCGATCTCGAGATGAAAGAACTCATCAAAGGACAGCCTCCGGTGGAAGGCCGTAACACCTCTGTTAAGCTCGTCCATATCGGTGTCGGCCTGCGGGAAATGGCCGTTCAGGATGCTCTCTCTTAACCCGGGGAGGGAATTCCTCGACCGTATTTCCTCGGGAAGGGAATCGACCATCTTCTCAAGACAGGTGTTCAGAATATGGTACAGAAGCGAACGCAAGACCCTCAAGCTCAAACCTGCAGTGGTCCTGTATATCGGGACGATCCTCGATGTATGGACCATGTTTTCCGCGTCGTCGTCGAGAAACTCGTACTCTGGCTTATCGATTTCGAATCCGCGGCCCCGATACGGATTCTGTTTCACGATCCCGCTCAGGATCAGTTCCTGTCCCACGGTGAAAAGCCTCTTCATGAAAGGCTGGTTGAACCACTTCCCCTTCAGGAGCCCTGTCCCGTCAGAGATGACGAGCTCAAAGATCGCGAATCTGCTCCTAGGGAGACGGACGACGTCCATCGAGATAATCCTGCCGACTGCCGTCTCCATGGCGCCGCAGGTCAGCTCATGGATTTTCTTTATGTTTCTCCTGTCTTCGTAGCGGTAGGGGAGATAATAGAGGGCATCACGGACAGTGCTGATCTTGAGTCGACCTAACAACCTCGCCCTCTGGGGGCCGACGCCCTTTATATACTGGATCGGGATTTCTGAAGGGTCCCTATCCATCAGCAGGGGTAAGGGTCACCCCTGGTGATGTTCCGGATTTTTGGGCTCAAGGCCCTGCTTCAGCGATTCCTTCTTTGCGGCCTCCTGCATGGTCTTATCGATCTCATCCATACGCATCTTTGAGTATTCAGACTCACTGATAATATCGATGTCCCATCCTGTGAGCTTCATCGCGAGTTTCACATTCTGTCCCCTCTTGCCGATGGCGAGAGAGAGCTGCTGGTCATTGACGATCACCATCGCGGTCTTTTCTTCCTCATTGATTCCGATCTTGTCCACGGTGGCAGGGCTGAGCGCCCGTGAAAGGAGTATCCTTGCGTCATCGGTCCAGGGGATAATGTCGATCCTTTCTCCGCGGAGCTCGCGCACGATGGACTGGACCCTTGTCCCTTTCATGCCGACACAGGCGCCCACCGGGTCAATCGTCGAATCCGTTGAGTAGACAGCTATCTTTGTCCTTTCCCCGGGCTCACGGACAACATTCTTAATGACGACAAGCCCCTCCGAAATCTCCGGCACCTCCATCTTGAAGAGCTCGACAACGAAGTTCGGATTCGTCCTTGAGAGCTGTATCATCGGTCCCTTCGGCGTGATCCTTACATCCTCGATATAGACCCTGACGGTATCTCCCCTCTTGAGGTTTTCCCCTGCAAGGGTGTCTTTCTGCGGGAGTACCGCCTCGGTCTTTCCGATATTCAGGTAGTAGAATCCCTTTTCTTTTCGCATGACGAGTCCGCTGAGAACATGGCCGACCTTATTCTTGAATTCAGCATAAATGACATCCCGCTCCGCTTCCCGGACGCGCTGCAAAATGACCTGCTTCGCCGTCTGAGCCGCTATACGCCCAAAGTCCTGGAGATGAATCGGAAACTCGACCTCGTCACCAAGAGCCTTATCGGGGAATCTCACCTTTGCGTCTTCGACAGATATCTCCTCGTTCTTGTCAGCGACCTCTTCTACAATCCGTTTTATCTCAAAGACATCGATATTGCACGTTTTCGGATCGATCCTTAGATTGATATTTGTCCTGCCGCCATATTTCTTCCGCGCAGCCGAAAGCAATGCCGACTCGAGGGTCTTCAGAAGCGTCTCTCGTGATATGCCTTTCTCTCTGCTGATCTGTTCAACAATGAAACAGAGCTCTTTTGTCATCTCATCCTACCTCAATCTCGATCTGGGCTTTCGCTATCATGGCAAAGGGTATTTCAATTTCCTTCGTGCTGTCCTTTTTCCCGCTCAGGGAAAGCACTACGGAACCCTCGCGGACCTCCTGAAGCCTCCCCAGAAAAAAACTTTGCTTATCGATCATCCCTCTCGTAACGACCCTCAAAAGTTTCCCGAGATTCTTTCTGAAATCCTCCAGGGTCTTCAGCGGTCTGTCAATCCCCGGAGACGAAACCTCCAGTGAGTAAGGACCCCGTATCGGGTCTTCAACGTCCATAAGCCCTTCGAGGCTCCTGCTGAAGGTCTCACAGTCGTCGAGGGTGACGCCGCCTTCCTTATCAATGAAGACCTTGAGGGAAATCCTCCTTCCCTGTCCCACCAAGCGCACATCCACAACATGAAATCCCAGTTCACCGGCCACCTGGCCGGCAAGAACCCTGATCCTCTCCTCAACCCTTCTGTCCATATAGAAAACAAAAGAGTGGTTCAAACCACTCTTTCTTAGAAAATACCAATCTCTATAATAATAACTTCCTGACCAAAAAAAAGCAATATCAGGGGCGGACGGCCGCCCCCGATATCACGAAGCGGAAATTACTTTCCAGGAGCTGGAGCCGGAGCTGGTGCCGGTGCCGGTGCCGGAGCTGGTGCCGGTGCCTCAGCAGGCTTCGGGGCCTCCATAGGCTTCGGAGCCTCAGCAGGCTTCTCAGGAGCCTTCTGACAGCCGACAGCAAGGGCAAATGCTGCTATCAGCAACAATGAAAGTAACAGAGCTATGATCTTCTTCATCTACGTGTCACCTCCTTCCCATCGAAAGTAATCTTTAACCACAAATTTAATACCACGATAGGGACGGTAATGTCAAGAGAAAATTTGAATTCTTCTTCTCATATCTTCTGAGCTCCCCCTCAATGGTATTAAGGCTTATGCCCTCATCCGGTCTAGGTGCCTGAAAGAAAGGCTGTTCTCTTTATGGCTCCCGTCAGATACGCTTTAAACTTCTCGGGGAAAAGCCACTGGATCCCGAGTTTCTCGGCCCACTTTATGAGACCCTGATCAGCAGAAACGAGAAGGGCATTGAGCTCCATGGCGAGGAGAAGGAGATCAACATCCTCTTTGCTGTCGATGATACCTTCCCGCAGGGCCTCTCGATACTTCCTCCTCAAATCCGGGATAATCTCCTCAGGTTTCTTCTTTTCAGCAGCCCTGACCGAACTTTCGGCGACCCTGAGGCCGCGGTTGATCCGTTCTCTCATATCCTCGATCAGCTCATAGAGGAGGATCGCTGGGCACTTCAGTTCGTGTTTTTTGGGAGGCTTTTGATGGAGTATCACAAGGAGGTCCCCCGGGATCTTCTCTCTCTCGACAAAGTGGAGGAGTTCTTCGAAGATGGAAGGAGGCATGTAGAACTCAAGGATATGGATCTGGGCCGCCATAAAGAGGAACGTTTCGAGGGCTTCCGTCGGTGTGCTGCCGAGGCTCGTTCTCACATCAGGGTTGACGAAAAGGCTCGTATCGAGGACAACCCTCAGCGGCATTGAAGACCGATGTGTGACAGGTGACAGGTCCACAATTTTCTTCTCTGACTCGTCCCTCATCAGCAGTCACGCGTCTCTCTTTTGAGCCTCACAGGAGCCATAGAGATTAAAGCTGTATGAATTCCACGATCTGCAACTCGGACATCGTCCGGTCCACTCCTGCGAAGAAGCGCCACAGGCATTGCAACAGTAAAGCATCTTGAACGGTTTCTTTATATCGATCACCTTCCTGAACTCATCTACGGCCCTGTCCCATTGCTGGCGCCTGACATAGATGTTTCCGAGGAGCTGGTGCAGTATAGGGTAAGGGGAGCCGCCCGAGTCGAGGCCGGAGAGGGTCTCGAAGGCGTCATCGAGCATCTCGAGCCGGTAATAGAGCTTACCGAGGAAAAAACTGAGGGTCTGGTTCTGCGGTGACCGGGAAAGGGCGTTCTTATATAACCTGATAAGCCTCGCTGGTTCGCCAAGGTTGATGAGAAGGTCTTCGACCCTCGCCAGGATGATCATGGAAGAGGTCTGTTCAAATCCCTTTTCGAGAAAACTTATCACCTCTTCCGTATCTCCCTCCCTGACCATCACCTCAGCAAGGCCGAGATATGCAGGGATAAAATTCTTGTCGAGGCGGATGAGGGTCCTGAAGGCCTTCTTGGCCTTTTCATACTGCCCGTTTTCGAGACTGTACCGCCCCTGCTCATACTTGTACCCGAGGAGATTCTTCTGTTCTCTCTGGCGATCTCTTTCGTGATGTTCGGACTTTATCACCGTCTTCTGAAGGTCGATAATCTCATCCCACTCATCCTTCTTCTCCATGAAAGACCGCTTTATGTAGAGGGCGCTGAGATTATCGGGATCGGCGTCAAGGATCTCATCGAGATACAAGCGGGCATCGGGGATGCGGTTGGTCTTCTCCATGACCCTCACGAGAGAAAAGAGCACCTCAAGGTTCTGCGGCTGGATCTCTTTCGCCCTTTTGTAATACGTTATCGCCTTGGAGTAATCTTCACTCTCCACTGCGATGTCCCCGAGCCTCAGGATCGTGTCGAGGTGTCCGGGATCTTCCTGCAGTATCCCTTCAAGGGCCGCTTTTGCCTCTTCTCCATTATCCGCAAGGATAGCGTTCAGCGCCTTTGAATAGAGTTCCTGAACCTTCAGGTCCCTCTTCTGTTTCCGCTGGTACTGTCTCCCTTCAATGAACCGCTTTGTATCCCTGATAAAGAAGATAATGAGTGTCAGCGCAATCCCTGATGCCGACGAAAGGAGAATGAGTGCGATCTTCGGCATCTCATAGATCGTCTTCGGGGTGATGGTAAGGCTTACCGTCTCCTTGTTCAGGAGGGCAAAATATCCGAGGGCAACAAGGAAGACGACAACGATAAGGAGGGCAATCTTCCCCATCAGGACCGCGGCCCTGCCTTCCCCATCCAGCCTGGAACGACGGTATTTTCCATGTTATTTCCCGCCCTCACCTTCTATTGAGACCCGCGGCGCGTCGAGCCAGAGTTTTTCAAGCTCATAATAGTTTCTCGTTTCGTCTTCGAAGACATGAACAACAACATCACCAAAGTCAATGAGGGCCCATCGGGCAGAACGTATCCCTTCAACAGACAGGGGCTTTATTGATTTTTTCCGGAACTCGGCCTCGATTTGGTCGGTAATGGCCCTCACCTGGGTTGTGCTTTCACCGGAACAGATAACAAAGTAATCTGCAATGATGGTCAACCCTTTGAGCTCAAGGATTACGGTCTCCTGTGCCTTTTTCGCAAGTGCCGCCTTTGCGGCAAGCATGG encodes the following:
- the rsfS gene encoding ribosome silencing factor, encoding MLAAKAALAKKAQETVILELKGLTIIADYFVICSGESTTQVRAITDQIEAEFRKKSIKPLSVEGIRSARWALIDFGDVVVHVFEDETRNYYELEKLWLDAPRVSIEGEGGK
- a CDS encoding RNA ligase partner protein encodes the protein MRDESEKKIVDLSPVTHRSSMPLRVVLDTSLFVNPDVRTSLGSTPTEALETFLFMAAQIHILEFYMPPSIFEELLHFVEREKIPGDLLVILHQKPPKKHELKCPAILLYELIEDMRERINRGLRVAESSVRAAEKKKPEEIIPDLRRKYREALREGIIDSKEDVDLLLLAMELNALLVSADQGLIKWAEKLGIQWLFPEKFKAYLTGAIKRTAFLSGT
- the nusA gene encoding transcription termination factor NusA, which encodes MTKELCFIVEQISREKGISRETLLKTLESALLSAARKKYGGRTNINLRIDPKTCNIDVFEIKRIVEEVADKNEEISVEDAKVRFPDKALGDEVEFPIHLQDFGRIAAQTAKQVILQRVREAERDVIYAEFKNKVGHVLSGLVMRKEKGFYYLNIGKTEAVLPQKDTLAGENLKRGDTVRVYIEDVRITPKGPMIQLSRTNPNFVVELFKMEVPEISEGLVVIKNVVREPGERTKIAVYSTDSTIDPVGACVGMKGTRVQSIVRELRGERIDIIPWTDDARILLSRALSPATVDKIGINEEEKTAMVIVNDQQLSLAIGKRGQNVKLAMKLTGWDIDIISESEYSKMRMDEIDKTMQEAAKKESLKQGLEPKNPEHHQG
- a CDS encoding prepilin peptidase is translated as MTVIFILTFLLGAIIGSFLNVCIYRIPRGLSVVSPSSRCPSCGTTIKVYDNIPIISFFILGGRCRYCSGKIPLRYPLVETLNALMYISAVWRYGLGWQTPFLFAFCSSMIVITFIDIDFQIIPNVITLPGIVVGLVASSLVFPDPFAVNATLGFKEGMIGLLAGGGLFYFIAFVSQLILRQEAMGMGDVKMMAMVGAFMGWKAILLTTFAGSLIGSIVGILVMVLTGTGRKAKLPFGPFLAAGAILTLFVGQEIMVFYLHR
- a CDS encoding ATP-binding protein, which translates into the protein MNERVFSISVLLFLGIFIMLLLFRLVTKIRRNRDVLEKKEGSQVSFVVDTFHELVVKLKEKEKELAALHKKAEERADVFETYNEYILQSVPSGVISLDSALIVTKVNSSAEKILSIRAEDVIGKSYGEVFRDPLRSILESRKVVGREDIQYTTPSGKAIHIGYTVTPLLNTKKETIGQILVFTDLTELKALEAQAELRERLSSLGEMAAGIAHELRNPMGVIAGYTKLLSKKMDPSMAHVVDSVSKEIAVMDRIITDFLSFARPTELNVTVVDVASLLKTCVENVTSGQEGITVNSGISGIPAIYGDEILLRQAFTNLIQNAVESMPHGGELTFGFSSDRISVEITISDTGHGVPDTIKDKIFLPFYTTKDRGTGLGLAIVHKIVVSHRGTITVESSEKGTTFRVRLPIKGTKDEG
- a CDS encoding tetratricopeptide repeat protein, with product MGKIALLIVVVFLVALGYFALLNKETVSLTITPKTIYEMPKIALILLSSASGIALTLIIFFIRDTKRFIEGRQYQRKQKRDLKVQELYSKALNAILADNGEEAKAALEGILQEDPGHLDTILRLGDIAVESEDYSKAITYYKRAKEIQPQNLEVLFSLVRVMEKTNRIPDARLYLDEILDADPDNLSALYIKRSFMEKKDEWDEIIDLQKTVIKSEHHERDRQREQKNLLGYKYEQGRYSLENGQYEKAKKAFRTLIRLDKNFIPAYLGLAEVMVREGDTEEVISFLEKGFEQTSSMIILARVEDLLINLGEPARLIRLYKNALSRSPQNQTLSFFLGKLYYRLEMLDDAFETLSGLDSGGSPYPILHQLLGNIYVRRQQWDRAVDEFRKVIDIKKPFKMLYCCNACGASSQEWTGRCPSCRSWNSYSFNLYGSCEAQKRDA
- the recG gene encoding ATP-dependent DNA helicase RecG, with the translated sequence MDRDPSEIPIQYIKGVGPQRARLLGRLKISTVRDALYYLPYRYEDRRNIKKIHELTCGAMETAVGRIISMDVVRLPRSRFAIFELVISDGTGLLKGKWFNQPFMKRLFTVGQELILSGIVKQNPYRGRGFEIDKPEYEFLDDDAENMVHTSRIVPIYRTTAGLSLRVLRSLLYHILNTCLEKMVDSLPEEIRSRNSLPGLRESILNGHFPQADTDMDELNRGVTAFHRRLSFDEFFHLEIGIAIIKRGESRLPGIAFTAGGPLTEKLMKRLPFELTAAQQRVFQEILYDMKQPFPMNRLLQGDVGCGKTIVALLTMLRAVECGCQAALMAPTEILAEQHYINIQRLLKDLGLRITLLTGGKKEKPGEPGSEERDLVIGTHALIQEGVQFRKLGLIVIDEQHRFGVLQRAALRKKAHNPHVLVMTATPIPRTLAMTIYGDLDYSVIDELPPNRNPVITRLFTSGQKPLIYEAISSEVKKGRQIYVVYPMIEESENSDLKSAIAGKTALEKIFPDFRTAIIHGKMKTAEREAVMAAFQGRGINILVSTTVIEVGVDVPNATMMLVVHAERFGLSQLHQLRGRVGRGAGQSYCFLLAYEPYGDDARRRLGVMTKSNDGFRIAEEDLDIRGPGEFFGTKQSGVPDLKNANIARDVQLLEAARKEAFTLVGTDPEFRNEPHLKKTVEKFWAGKVEIFKTG
- the rimP gene encoding ribosome maturation factor RimP, which gives rise to MNHSFVFYMDRRVEERIRVLAGQVAGELGFHVVDVRLVGQGRRISLKVFIDKEGGVTLDDCETFSRSLEGLMDVEDPIRGPYSLEVSSPGIDRPLKTLEDFRKNLGKLLRVVTRGMIDKQSFFLGRLQEVREGSVVLSLSGKKDSTKEIEIPFAMIAKAQIEIEVG